In Alphaproteobacteria bacterium US3C007, one genomic interval encodes:
- a CDS encoding DctP family TRAP transporter solute-binding subunit: MKFLLNTALSLTCALGATSAFAACDTGETVIKFSHVTNTDKHPKGIAAKLLEQRVNDEMNGKACMEVFPNSTLYDDNKVLEALLQNDVQLAAPSLSKFEKFTKQFRIFDLPFMFENIEAVDAFQGSDAGQALLDSMQKRGLQGLTFWHNGMKQMSANVPLMPPADANGLKFRVMSSDVLVAQMEALGGAPQKMAFSEVYGGLQQGVVDGQENTWSNIYGKKFFEVQDGITETNHGIIDYLVVTSVDWLDSLEADVRDQFLTILNEVTELRNAQSFAVNQANRQAIIEAGSTVRTLTPEERQAWVDVMKPVWDQFADDVGQDMINAAQSLN, from the coding sequence ATGAAATTTCTGTTGAACACCGCATTATCTCTTACGTGTGCATTAGGTGCTACGTCCGCGTTTGCCGCCTGCGATACAGGCGAAACCGTTATTAAATTTAGCCATGTTACCAACACTGACAAACATCCAAAGGGAATAGCAGCCAAGTTGCTAGAGCAGCGCGTCAATGATGAGATGAACGGCAAGGCCTGTATGGAGGTTTTTCCAAATTCAACCCTTTATGACGATAATAAAGTTCTTGAAGCATTGCTTCAGAATGATGTGCAGCTAGCAGCGCCTTCGCTGTCAAAGTTTGAGAAGTTCACCAAACAGTTCCGTATCTTTGACTTGCCTTTCATGTTCGAGAACATCGAAGCCGTCGATGCATTCCAAGGCTCTGATGCTGGGCAGGCTTTGCTAGACAGTATGCAAAAGCGTGGTCTTCAAGGTTTGACATTCTGGCATAACGGTATGAAACAAATGTCTGCCAATGTACCGTTGATGCCACCAGCAGACGCTAATGGTCTTAAATTCCGTGTGATGTCGTCAGACGTTTTGGTTGCCCAAATGGAAGCACTCGGAGGAGCTCCACAAAAAATGGCCTTCTCTGAAGTCTATGGTGGGTTACAGCAAGGTGTCGTTGATGGGCAAGAAAATACGTGGTCAAACATTTATGGTAAAAAGTTTTTCGAAGTACAGGACGGTATCACGGAAACCAACCACGGTATTATTGACTATCTGGTTGTGACCAGTGTTGATTGGCTTGATAGCCTGGAAGCCGATGTCCGCGACCAGTTTTTAACGATCTTGAACGAGGTAACTGAGCTTCGCAATGCTCAATCCTTTGCTGTAAACCAAGCCAACCGGCAAGCTATAATTGAGGCGGGCAGCACAGTTCGGACTCTAACGCCTGAAGAGCGTCAGGCATGGGTTGATGTTATGAAACCAGTCTGGGATCAATTCGCGGATGATGTTGGTCAGGACATGATCAACGCAGCACAATCCCTTAATTAA
- a CDS encoding ABC transporter ATP-binding protein — MGRIQLKQVQKKFGDIEVIPPLDLVVEDGEFVVFVGPSGCGKSTLLRLIAGLEDTTSGNIEIDGQDATDTPPAKRGLAMVFQSYALYPHMSVRKNIAFPMRMAKLSQDEQTKRINAAAAALNLTDYLDRKPGQLSGGQRQRVAIGRAIVREPAAFLFDEPLSNLDAALRVGMRMEISELHKKLDTTMIYVTHDQVEAMTMADKIVVLQAGVIEQVGSPLELYRTPRNKFVAGFIGSPKMNLIAGSEVQRFDAHTIGIRPEHLLVSKESGEWKGTVGVSEHLGSDTFLHVTVDGFAEPITVRASGEVDAHFGDTIYLTPNPDLIHKFGADGLRIS, encoded by the coding sequence ATGGGACGAATACAGCTCAAGCAAGTTCAGAAGAAATTCGGTGACATAGAAGTCATTCCACCACTGGATCTAGTTGTCGAGGATGGAGAATTCGTGGTCTTTGTTGGCCCTTCAGGTTGCGGTAAATCGACTTTGCTACGTTTGATCGCAGGACTTGAAGATACGACATCAGGCAATATCGAAATTGATGGACAAGACGCCACCGACACCCCACCTGCCAAGCGCGGTCTGGCGATGGTGTTTCAATCCTACGCGCTCTATCCGCACATGTCTGTTCGCAAGAATATCGCCTTCCCGATGCGCATGGCGAAGCTGAGCCAGGATGAGCAAACCAAGCGGATCAATGCGGCTGCGGCGGCTTTGAACCTGACCGATTATCTGGACCGCAAGCCCGGCCAATTGTCTGGCGGTCAGCGTCAACGTGTGGCGATTGGCCGTGCAATTGTCCGCGAACCTGCGGCGTTCTTGTTTGACGAGCCGCTCTCGAACCTTGACGCTGCGCTGCGCGTCGGTATGCGCATGGAAATCTCTGAGCTGCACAAAAAACTCGACACGACAATGATCTACGTGACCCACGACCAGGTCGAAGCGATGACCATGGCCGATAAGATCGTTGTGTTGCAGGCCGGTGTGATCGAACAGGTTGGCAGCCCGCTAGAATTGTACCGTACCCCACGCAACAAGTTTGTCGCGGGCTTTATCGGGTCACCGAAAATGAACCTGATCGCAGGATCCGAAGTGCAGCGATTTGATGCGCACACAATCGGTATCCGTCCAGAACATTTGCTGGTGTCCAAGGAAAGCGGCGAATGGAAAGGTACTGTCGGCGTGTCCGAGCACCTTGGGTCAGATACATTCCTACATGTGACTGTCGACGGGTTCGCAGAACCCATCACAGTGCGTGCAAGTGGTGAAGTGGACGCACATTTCGGCGATACCATCTACCTGACACCAAACCCTGATTTGATCCACAAGTTCGGCGCAGATGGGCTACGCATTTCATGA
- a CDS encoding alcohol dehydrogenase catalytic domain-containing protein, producing MKSVLFTAKNEVKFTYLPDPKPGPDDVVVEVKASGICHTDYEVLKDNYGTGAFPVVPGHEYAGVVVETGSNVTTVKTGDRVAVDPNFECGTCRACQRGWAHLCDNLSAYGVTTHGGFASLSLVSADNVHPIGDIGFSRAALAEPMGCVLNGVNAVHAPWMEEALIFGAGPMGLLMGMALRAQGVSKVAFADISENRLALAAGFDFEAVASGSANLDKWQSRADLVVEATGVPAVAAKLTSYMANGGKGLYFGVCPSYARIKISPFEVFRRQLTLAGSHSLNHNIPRALEVIAGLGSQADQVVSHRSSLEEVSEFLATKPPAGSLKIQWSEE from the coding sequence ATGAAATCCGTTCTGTTCACCGCTAAGAATGAGGTTAAATTCACCTATCTACCTGACCCAAAACCGGGTCCAGATGATGTGGTAGTCGAGGTCAAAGCCAGTGGCATTTGTCACACCGACTATGAAGTTCTCAAGGACAACTACGGTACAGGCGCATTCCCAGTTGTGCCGGGTCATGAATATGCGGGCGTGGTGGTCGAGACTGGCTCGAATGTCACAACCGTAAAAACAGGTGATCGTGTCGCTGTTGATCCCAATTTCGAATGCGGCACATGTCGCGCATGCCAACGTGGCTGGGCGCATCTTTGCGATAACCTTAGCGCATACGGCGTTACGACACATGGTGGCTTTGCGAGCCTCAGCCTTGTCAGTGCCGACAACGTTCACCCCATCGGCGATATCGGCTTTTCACGCGCTGCCTTGGCAGAGCCGATGGGCTGTGTCCTAAATGGTGTCAATGCCGTTCACGCCCCTTGGATGGAAGAGGCACTTATCTTCGGCGCAGGACCGATGGGGCTGTTGATGGGCATGGCCCTGCGCGCGCAAGGGGTGTCTAAGGTTGCGTTTGCCGACATCTCCGAAAACCGACTTGCGTTGGCCGCAGGTTTTGATTTTGAGGCCGTCGCGTCCGGTTCAGCCAACCTAGACAAATGGCAGAGCCGTGCTGACCTGGTGGTTGAGGCCACCGGCGTACCAGCGGTTGCCGCTAAGCTGACAAGCTACATGGCCAACGGTGGCAAGGGTTTGTACTTCGGTGTTTGCCCGTCTTATGCACGGATCAAAATCTCTCCTTTCGAGGTTTTCCGACGCCAACTGACCCTTGCCGGATCGCATTCCCTAAACCACAACATCCCCCGCGCGTTGGAGGTTATCGCAGGCTTGGGTTCGCAAGCAGATCAGGTGGTTTCGCACAGATCATCTTTGGAAGAAGTGTCAGAATTCCTCGCGACTAAACCTCCAGCCGGAAGCTTAAAAATCCAATGGAGCGAAGAGTAG
- a CDS encoding LysR family transcriptional regulator produces the protein MDIRQLECFIAVAEELHFRKASERLGLSQSALSERVSSLEHELGARLFFRTTRQVSLTQAGSEFAQDAKRILTDIDKSVSNVRHTAESDLHHIRVSGVDEAISMLLPQVLLTFRQTDFKVHVQVLEISSSEQHSHELIAHRTDVAFVRTRLEDDFISSELLHRQPIVVVLAETNPLSRSVSLSIADIADQPIVGYPKHARPILHEALWSGFRKIGAQPNIVCEIIDKSTLLQFVAHGLGIALAPAWVKNIAPPGISFVPFEPSENLIDLYVAFRKSGNSETVKRFVETVRKSIIQAT, from the coding sequence TTGGACATAAGACAACTGGAGTGTTTCATCGCTGTCGCCGAAGAACTTCATTTCAGGAAAGCAAGCGAACGCCTAGGGCTAAGCCAATCCGCTCTCTCTGAACGGGTTTCTTCGTTGGAACACGAACTGGGCGCCCGACTGTTTTTTAGAACTACACGACAAGTCAGTCTGACCCAAGCCGGATCTGAATTTGCACAAGATGCAAAAAGGATCCTGACCGATATTGATAAATCGGTTTCCAATGTTCGCCACACCGCCGAGTCGGACCTTCACCACATTCGCGTAAGCGGTGTTGACGAGGCAATTTCGATGTTACTACCGCAGGTTCTACTGACATTTCGGCAGACCGATTTTAAGGTGCATGTACAGGTTCTGGAAATATCGTCATCCGAACAACATTCCCACGAGTTGATTGCCCATAGAACTGATGTGGCCTTCGTACGGACGCGCCTAGAAGATGACTTTATTTCCAGCGAACTTTTGCATCGTCAACCCATCGTAGTGGTCCTTGCCGAGACGAATCCTCTTTCAAGATCGGTATCCCTGTCCATAGCAGACATCGCGGATCAACCAATCGTGGGTTACCCTAAGCACGCGCGACCAATCCTGCACGAGGCTTTGTGGAGTGGTTTTCGAAAAATTGGTGCCCAGCCAAATATAGTTTGTGAGATTATTGACAAATCCACCCTGCTGCAGTTTGTCGCCCATGGGCTAGGAATCGCCTTGGCACCAGCCTGGGTCAAGAATATTGCACCGCCTGGGATCTCTTTCGTCCCCTTTGAACCCTCCGAAAACCTGATCGATTTATATGTGGCATTTCGAAAGTCGGGTAACTCCGAGACTGTTAAAAGGTTCGTTGAAACCGTCAGAAAAAGCATTATCCAGGCGACTTAA
- a CDS encoding alpha/beta hydrolase translates to MFEGFVRERIEGDGATLFVRRAGPQDAPPLVLLHGYPQTSAMWHGVAPILARSYQIVCPDLRGYGQSDKPASNASHQPYSKRAMANDVVAVMRYLGHERFLVGAHDRGARVAHRMGLDHPDRVAAMTLLDIAPTREMYANTSVEFARAYWHWFFLTQPDPLPEKMIGADPETFWKMKCFKQAKGKNPFSCEALTEYLSAFANPEVIHASCEDYRAAASIDIEHDNADQERKLDMPLLTLWAKRGVIETCFDALSLWRQRAEKVEGEALDTSHYMAEESPEDIAERMSDFFFRNPIHIKETAQ, encoded by the coding sequence ATGTTTGAGGGTTTCGTGCGCGAGCGTATCGAAGGAGACGGTGCGACTTTGTTTGTTCGCCGCGCTGGACCTCAAGATGCACCTCCGCTTGTTCTTCTTCACGGTTATCCGCAGACATCTGCTATGTGGCACGGTGTGGCACCAATTCTGGCACGCTCTTATCAAATCGTCTGTCCCGATTTACGCGGATATGGTCAATCAGATAAACCAGCGTCAAATGCATCGCATCAGCCCTATTCAAAACGTGCTATGGCCAATGATGTTGTCGCTGTGATGCGGTATTTGGGTCATGAACGGTTTCTGGTTGGCGCCCACGATCGGGGGGCGCGGGTGGCGCATCGGATGGGTTTGGATCATCCTGATCGAGTTGCAGCTATGACTTTGCTTGATATTGCACCTACCCGCGAAATGTATGCCAATACTAGCGTCGAATTTGCGCGGGCTTACTGGCACTGGTTTTTTCTGACACAGCCAGACCCGCTGCCCGAAAAAATGATCGGAGCAGATCCCGAAACGTTCTGGAAGATGAAATGCTTTAAACAGGCAAAGGGCAAAAACCCCTTTTCCTGCGAAGCTCTGACTGAATACTTGAGCGCCTTCGCGAACCCCGAGGTCATTCATGCAAGCTGCGAAGACTACCGTGCCGCCGCGAGCATCGATATTGAACATGATAACGCAGATCAGGAACGAAAACTCGACATGCCACTCTTGACGCTCTGGGCAAAACGCGGAGTAATCGAAACATGCTTTGACGCACTTAGCCTCTGGCGGCAGCGGGCAGAAAAAGTTGAGGGCGAGGCGCTCGATACCTCTCACTATATGGCTGAAGAGAGCCCTGAAGACATAGCAGAGCGCATGTCTGACTTCTTTTTCCGCAATCCGATCCATATAAAGGAAACTGCTCAATGA
- a CDS encoding TRAP transporter small permease, which produces MNHSKSFTDRIEEMLISAILGVMTLITFANVVARYGFNKNILWALELTVFLFGWLVLLGASYAVKKGSHLGVDIVVNILTSKSRRVLGLVAVAVCVAFSFLMLKGAWDYWANFANLPGTEGRWFPLGFEEKYRDKGWYEVNDIPHPAILGWMETVFNEGEEYEKIPRLLPYLVLPLSMALMLFRFLQAAWALWVGAADRLVASHEVEDEIQDAREQLRKKS; this is translated from the coding sequence ATGAATCACTCAAAATCGTTTACCGATCGTATTGAGGAGATGTTGATCTCAGCCATTCTTGGCGTAATGACATTGATTACATTCGCCAACGTCGTGGCGCGGTACGGGTTCAACAAAAACATTCTTTGGGCTCTTGAGCTAACTGTCTTTCTCTTCGGTTGGTTGGTACTCCTCGGTGCCTCTTATGCCGTCAAAAAGGGTTCACATCTTGGTGTCGATATCGTCGTCAATATTCTAACTTCGAAATCACGCCGCGTCTTGGGGTTGGTTGCTGTGGCTGTATGCGTTGCCTTCAGCTTCCTAATGCTGAAAGGAGCTTGGGACTACTGGGCGAATTTCGCCAATCTGCCGGGCACGGAGGGGCGTTGGTTTCCGCTCGGTTTTGAAGAAAAGTACCGCGACAAAGGATGGTACGAGGTCAATGACATCCCGCATCCCGCCATATTAGGATGGATGGAAACTGTCTTCAATGAAGGCGAAGAATACGAGAAAATCCCACGCCTTTTGCCATATCTCGTTCTGCCATTGTCAATGGCTTTGATGCTTTTCCGGTTTCTACAAGCTGCATGGGCTCTCTGGGTCGGCGCGGCTGACCGTTTGGTGGCCAGTCATGAGGTTGAAGATGAAATCCAAGATGCTCGTGAGCAGTTGAGAAAGAAATCCTGA
- the leuD gene encoding 3-isopropylmalate dehydratase small subunit has translation MIKTIKGIAAPLPLANVDTDVIMPKRFLITISREGLADGTFADLRFDAAGQKRQEFILNKTPWTQATILVVGDNFGCGSSREHAVWGMRQLKIDACIGTGFAGIFYDNARKNGLALPVVSPEVRDLLLQFSDNQSGAEISINLERRMIAAGESSVPFEMDDATRIALIRGRDDTLDTLSYASAIREFETGLDEKMRISVIK, from the coding sequence ATGATAAAAACTATTAAAGGAATCGCCGCCCCCTTGCCACTGGCGAATGTTGATACGGATGTGATCATGCCGAAACGGTTTTTGATTACAATCAGCCGCGAAGGCTTGGCAGATGGCACCTTTGCCGATCTGCGCTTTGACGCAGCTGGCCAAAAGCGGCAAGAATTTATTCTAAACAAAACGCCTTGGACGCAAGCAACAATCTTAGTTGTCGGAGATAATTTTGGATGCGGTTCAAGCCGAGAACATGCCGTCTGGGGAATGCGCCAATTGAAGATTGATGCCTGTATAGGAACAGGGTTCGCTGGGATATTTTATGATAATGCGCGTAAAAATGGTCTTGCTTTGCCGGTCGTATCTCCTGAAGTGCGAGACTTACTTTTACAATTTTCGGATAATCAAAGCGGCGCAGAGATTTCCATAAACCTTGAGCGCCGTATGATTGCCGCAGGTGAAAGTTCGGTGCCGTTCGAGATGGATGATGCCACGCGAATAGCGCTGATCCGAGGCCGCGACGATACGCTTGACACGTTGAGCTACGCTTCTGCAATCCGCGAATTTGAGACTGGATTGGATGAAAAAATGCGGATAAGCGTTATAAAATGA
- a CDS encoding mannitol dehydrogenase family protein, whose product MSALCNASLGNFPAEVAAPTYDRSVIGPGIVHIGLGNFHRAHQSWYLHRLMQGGQAMDWGIIGAGVRACDEAQRLRLKDQDYLTTLIELDPKGRSAEVVGSMIGFVPVEENNAALIAQMADPAIRIVALTVTEGGYYIDPVTKAFDANHADIKHDAAHPNRPRTAFGAMIAALKIRRDAGTSPFTAQSCDNLQGNGDILRQTLVSLARLSEPNLAEWIDAHCTFPNSMVDCIVPATGPKELELVKTFGIEDAAPVTHENFRQWVIEDEFCAGRPDWEKVGATFTDDVHSFEAMKIRILNGGHQLIADAGEILGIEFIADCMTHPLIGDFFRKTAGTEIALQVDPVPGMSPAAYVDLIDSRFSNPEIIDTVRRVAFDGSSRQTGFILPTLHDALAKGDPFDGLALSQAIWARICEGTREDGSVIEPNDPIWDSLNAAAKDAKADPLAWLNQRDLYGDLADNAAFQASFSHWLSLIWADGLEAALRTYVQG is encoded by the coding sequence ATGTCGGCACTTTGCAACGCATCTTTGGGCAACTTTCCGGCGGAGGTCGCGGCCCCGACCTACGACCGCTCGGTGATAGGGCCTGGAATCGTCCACATTGGCCTTGGTAACTTTCATCGCGCTCACCAGTCGTGGTATTTACATCGCCTGATGCAAGGTGGTCAGGCCATGGATTGGGGCATCATCGGCGCAGGCGTGCGCGCATGCGACGAGGCGCAACGGTTGCGCCTGAAAGATCAAGACTACCTGACCACTCTGATCGAACTTGACCCCAAGGGACGCTCCGCCGAGGTCGTCGGCTCAATGATCGGGTTCGTTCCGGTTGAGGAAAACAATGCAGCCCTCATTGCTCAGATGGCCGACCCCGCAATTCGGATCGTCGCGCTAACCGTGACCGAAGGTGGTTATTACATCGATCCGGTTACCAAAGCGTTCGACGCCAACCACGCCGATATCAAACACGACGCCGCGCATCCTAATCGTCCGCGAACTGCGTTTGGCGCAATGATTGCCGCTTTGAAAATCCGCCGTGACGCAGGCACTAGCCCATTTACCGCTCAAAGCTGTGACAACCTACAAGGCAATGGCGACATATTACGACAAACACTGGTGTCTCTTGCACGGCTGTCTGAGCCGAATTTGGCGGAATGGATTGATGCGCATTGCACGTTTCCGAACTCGATGGTCGATTGCATTGTTCCGGCGACAGGCCCTAAGGAACTAGAGCTGGTCAAAACATTTGGTATTGAAGATGCGGCCCCGGTGACGCACGAGAACTTTCGCCAATGGGTCATAGAGGATGAATTTTGCGCCGGTCGTCCTGATTGGGAAAAGGTGGGTGCGACGTTCACGGACGATGTTCACAGCTTTGAGGCAATGAAAATTCGTATATTGAACGGTGGTCATCAGTTGATCGCCGACGCAGGCGAGATTTTAGGGATAGAGTTCATCGCAGATTGCATGACGCATCCCTTGATCGGAGATTTCTTCCGCAAGACCGCCGGGACCGAGATTGCGCTTCAGGTTGATCCTGTGCCTGGAATGTCGCCCGCGGCTTATGTTGATTTGATCGATAGCCGTTTTTCCAACCCAGAGATTATCGATACAGTGCGCCGTGTCGCTTTTGATGGATCGTCACGCCAGACCGGTTTCATCCTGCCCACCTTGCATGATGCGCTGGCAAAGGGTGATCCCTTTGACGGCCTTGCCTTATCGCAAGCTATCTGGGCGCGCATATGCGAAGGCACCCGCGAGGATGGCTCGGTTATCGAGCCAAACGATCCGATCTGGGACAGCCTCAACGCAGCCGCCAAAGACGCGAAGGCTGATCCGCTTGCATGGTTGAACCAGCGTGATCTCTATGGTGACCTCGCAGACAATGCAGCTTTCCAAGCCAGCTTTTCGCATTGGCTGTCGCTGATCTGGGCAGACGGCCTAGAAGCTGCGCTTCGCACATACGTTCAAGGATAA
- the leuC gene encoding 3-isopropylmalate dehydratase large subunit: MTRTLYDKLVDNHKVCDLPDGDMLIYVDFHIMNEYTSPQAFSGMESKGLKVWRPEAHLAVVDHVNATRSVEAPDAQSKLLIDNLEKNCTKHQIAFYGLGDLRQGIEHVIVPEQGLVAPGMLIACGDSHTTTYGAFGALGFGIGTSEVEHVLATQTLRYKRMKTMRVTVEGTTAPGVMAKDIIMKVVQVVGAGGANGFAVEFAGSAIVGLDMAGRMTVCNMAVELGARAALIAADETTEAALTGYPHSGQFAFSGEDWVSDSGAIFDKEVTVSGADIEPLITWGTSPDQSVPITANVPSAFDYVSPKAKAALERALQYMGLTEGQAAQSIKIDTAFIGSCTNSRIEDLREAAKILEGRQVAEGVEAIVVPGSAMTRLKAESEGLRTIFETAGFEWRPEAGCSMCLAMNDDIAMEGERVASSTNRNFEGRQGRGARTHLMSPAMVAAAAVCGHLADIRDFE; the protein is encoded by the coding sequence ATGACCCGCACGCTCTACGATAAACTGGTGGATAACCATAAGGTTTGTGATCTGCCCGATGGCGATATGCTGATTTATGTCGATTTTCACATCATGAATGAATATACCAGTCCGCAGGCGTTTTCTGGTATGGAAAGTAAGGGGTTAAAGGTCTGGCGTCCGGAGGCACATCTGGCCGTGGTCGATCATGTTAACGCCACCCGCAGTGTCGAAGCACCGGATGCACAATCAAAGCTGCTGATCGATAATTTGGAAAAAAACTGTACCAAGCATCAAATCGCATTTTACGGTTTGGGTGATCTCCGCCAAGGCATTGAGCATGTTATAGTTCCAGAGCAGGGCTTGGTCGCGCCAGGCATGCTGATAGCATGCGGCGATAGCCACACAACAACCTATGGAGCCTTCGGGGCTTTGGGGTTTGGCATTGGTACTTCTGAAGTTGAACATGTTTTGGCAACGCAAACGCTACGATATAAGCGTATGAAGACAATGCGCGTTACAGTTGAGGGCACTACAGCACCAGGCGTCATGGCAAAAGACATCATAATGAAGGTGGTCCAAGTCGTGGGTGCAGGTGGAGCCAACGGCTTTGCTGTTGAGTTTGCAGGCTCAGCTATTGTCGGTCTTGATATGGCCGGCCGTATGACCGTGTGCAATATGGCAGTCGAGCTGGGCGCCCGCGCGGCTTTAATCGCAGCAGATGAAACCACCGAAGCGGCGCTGACAGGATACCCGCACAGCGGTCAATTTGCATTTAGCGGTGAAGACTGGGTCAGCGATTCCGGAGCCATATTTGACAAGGAAGTTACCGTTTCAGGGGCCGATATCGAGCCTTTGATCACTTGGGGCACCAGTCCAGACCAATCAGTACCGATAACAGCGAACGTACCTTCTGCTTTCGATTACGTCTCTCCCAAAGCTAAAGCGGCGCTGGAGCGCGCATTGCAGTATATGGGGCTGACAGAAGGGCAAGCTGCCCAATCGATCAAAATCGACACGGCCTTTATCGGCTCGTGTACCAATAGTCGTATCGAAGATCTACGAGAGGCAGCCAAAATATTGGAAGGCCGGCAAGTGGCTGAGGGGGTTGAAGCTATCGTAGTTCCTGGGTCCGCCATGACACGCCTAAAGGCGGAATCCGAAGGCCTTCGCACCATTTTCGAGACCGCAGGGTTTGAATGGCGCCCTGAGGCGGGCTGTTCGATGTGTCTAGCGATGAATGACGATATTGCTATGGAGGGGGAACGGGTAGCTTCATCGACTAACCGGAATTTTGAAGGGCGGCAGGGCCGAGGCGCACGCACCCATCTAATGTCACCCGCAATGGTCGCTGCAGCAGCCGTTTGTGGGCATCTGGCTGACATACGAGATTTTGAGTGA
- a CDS encoding L-iditol 2-dehydrogenase, translating to MSILDGKIALVTGGARGIGRAICEAMTEAGSSVAVADLREDDAADTAKAVGGMAVKMDVTNLASIAEGLAKVEQAWGGVDILVNNAGIFNMASLDKITPEDYRRQYDVNVGGTIFACQAVVPLMKKRGGGSIINFSSQAGRRGEPNITLYCSTKAAVISVTQSLALELATDNIRVNAIAPGVIDTPMWEVVDAQFAAYENKPKGQKKREVGEAVPLGHMGDPRDVADPCVFLASDAARYITAQTLNVDGGNWMS from the coding sequence ATGAGTATTCTGGATGGGAAGATCGCGCTCGTCACTGGGGGTGCGCGTGGGATAGGTCGTGCCATATGTGAAGCTATGACGGAGGCTGGAAGCTCAGTTGCCGTGGCTGATTTACGCGAAGATGATGCGGCAGACACTGCTAAGGCCGTTGGCGGCATGGCCGTTAAGATGGACGTCACCAACCTTGCCTCTATCGCTGAGGGCCTTGCGAAAGTTGAACAAGCCTGGGGCGGGGTCGACATACTGGTCAATAACGCTGGCATCTTCAACATGGCATCGCTCGATAAAATCACGCCAGAAGATTACCGCCGCCAATATGACGTCAATGTTGGTGGTACGATCTTCGCATGCCAAGCGGTTGTGCCTTTGATGAAAAAACGCGGTGGTGGTTCTATCATCAACTTTTCAAGTCAGGCCGGGCGCCGGGGCGAGCCAAACATCACCCTTTATTGCTCGACCAAGGCGGCCGTGATTTCTGTCACCCAATCGTTGGCGTTAGAGCTCGCCACTGACAACATTCGCGTCAACGCCATAGCCCCCGGCGTGATTGATACGCCAATGTGGGAGGTTGTGGACGCTCAATTTGCTGCCTACGAGAACAAACCAAAAGGTCAAAAGAAGCGCGAAGTTGGTGAGGCCGTTCCCTTGGGTCACATGGGCGATCCCCGCGACGTGGCAGATCCTTGCGTTTTTCTGGCTTCAGATGCGGCACGCTACATTACTGCCCAGACATTGAATGTCGACGGCGGGAATTGGATGAGCTGA